A window of Phycodurus eques isolate BA_2022a chromosome 5, UOR_Pequ_1.1, whole genome shotgun sequence contains these coding sequences:
- the pnpla2 gene encoding patatin-like phospholipase domain-containing protein 2, translating to MFPLDSSWNISFAGCGFLGIYHVGVASCLLEQAPFLVHNAKHIYGASAGALTATALVTGVCLGEAGASIIEVAKEARKRFLGPMHPSFNLVKIVRFMLQRTLPADSHQIANGRLGISLTRVTDGENVLVSHFNNKEEIVQACVCSAYIPVYCGIIPPTLQGVRYVDGGISDNLPQYELKNTITVSPFSGESDICPRDTSTNIHELRFTNTSIQFTLTNLYRISRALFPPDPMVMKAMCKQGYNDALHFLKKNGLINFSDPHIDRALLANRAEHEGEVDYVHTDAKGVGEEEKKHRVEGTLTVHPSIEEHIIVRLPPTLHKALIEACTERRSLVQSLSNLLPFRMASAMMLPYTLPLESALSLTLRLLEWLPDVQEDVGWIQEQLVKVLQHVLRQASKSISQHVSARFSCQLELHHYQSLPSQIRSTSLYASWMGSSTLSVQDIFMRLDQYKRQLFSGTFCVNMDLEGSFKTGPMSVEKNSPSFTPAEGFPTHTGGLNNSRDDMRHFDSDVPLLNPGAHQTNYYEF from the exons ATGTTCCCTTTAGACTCGTCATGGAACATCTCGTTCGCAGGTTGCGGCTTCCTGGGCATCTACCATGTCGGCGTCGCCAGCTGCCTGTTGGAGCAGGCTCCTTTCCTGGTGCACAACGCCAAGCACATTTATGGGGCTTCAGCCGGAGCGCTCACCGCCACCGCGCTGGTCACCGGCGTATGCCTTG GAGAGGCTGGTGCCAGTATCATTGAGGTCGCCAAAGAAGCAAGAAAGCGCTTTCTCGGTCCCATGCATCCTTCCTTCAACCTGGTGAAGATCGTGCGCTTCATGTTACAGCGCACTCTACCGGCTGACTCTCACCAGATCGCCAACGGGAGATTGGGAATCTCTCTGACCAGAGTCACAGATGGCGAAAATGTACTTGTATCTCACTTCAACAACAAGGAggagattgtgcag GCATGTGTTTGCAGTGCCTACATCCCAGTGTATTGTGGCATTATTCCTCCCACACTGCAAGGAGTG CGATACGTTGATGGGGGAATCTCTGACAACTTGCCTCAATATGAGCTGAAAAACACCATCACTGTGTCCCCGTTCTCTGGTGAGAGTGATATCTGTCCACGAGACACCTCCACCAACATACATGAGCTCCGCTTTACCAACACCAGCATCCAGTTCACCCTCACCAACCTTTACAGAATTTCCCGGGCACTTTTCCCACCGGATCCAATG GTTATGAAAGCCATGTGCAAACAGGGATATAATGACGCACTGCACTTCCTGAAGAAGAACG gACTGATCAATTTCAGCGATCCTCACATAGACAGAGCCCTGCTGGCTAACAGAGCTGAGCATGAAGGTGAAGTCGACTATGTTCACACTGACGCCAAAGGTGTTggagaggaagaaaagaagCATAGGGTCGAAGGAACATTGACTGTTCATCCCTCAATAGAGGAGCACATCATTGTACGCCTTCCGCCTACTCTGCACAAAG CCCTAATTGAGGCCTGCACCGAGAGAAGGAGCCTGGTGCAGTCGCTTAGCAACTTGCTTCCTTTCAGGATGGCATCTGCCATGATGCTTCCCTATACTCTCCCTCTGGAGTCTGCTTTGTCTTTGACTCTCAG ACTTTTAGAGTGGTTGCCAGATGTGCAGGAAGATGTAGGGTGGATTCAAGAGCAGTTGGTGAAAGTCCTTCAGCATGTTCTGCGCCAGGCCTCCAAAAGCATTTCGCAGCATGTTTCTGCCCG ATTCTCCTGTCAGCTGGAGCTGCACCACTACCAGTCCCTCCCATCCCAGATCCGCTCCACCAGCCTGTATGCCAGCTGGATGGGTAGCAGCACTCTTTCAGTCCAGGACATCTTCATGCGTCTAGACCAGTACAAGAGACAGCTGTTCTCTGGAACATTTTGCGTTAACATGGATCTGGAAGGGTCTTTTAAAACGGGGCCTATGTCAGTGGAAAAAAACTCTCCTTCCTTCACCCCTGCAGAAGGTTTCCCAACGCACACAGGTGGTCTTAACAACTCCCGAGATGACATGCGACACTTTGATTCAGATGTTCCACTTTTAAATCCAGGTGCACATCAAACAAATTACTATGAGTTCTAA